Genomic segment of Rhodocaloribacter litoris:
CCACGAGGTGCCCTGCGGCCCCGGCATAGACGCGGTTCCCGTTTCCTGTCACCCCCTGGGTAAAACGTGAAGGCAGCAGCGGGGAGGCAATGGGTTGCAGCGCCATCGTGTTCCGATCCACCTCGAACAGGTCCGCTCCCCGGCCGAGGTACAGGCGGTCTCCGACGAGAGCCAGCCAGGCGGGGAGGGTCGAGGGGGAAAAGGGAGAGGAGAGCGTGACGGTCGCCGTGCCGGTCTCGATCCGGGCCAGGTGTTCGTCGGTTCCTTCCGAGACGATGGCCCACAGTACAGAGCCATCCGGCTCGAGCGTAGAGACGACGCCTTCGATCTCGGGCAACCGGGTAAAGGTGCCCGTGGCGGGCGTGAAGCGGAACAGGCCACGCAAGCCGCCCACCCAGAGCGTGTCGTTCACCCGGGCGAGGGCGTAGAAGTTGCTGCTGTCTGAGGTGGCATCAATGCGGTAGAGCGTGAGGGTGCCGGTGGCCGTGTTCAGATGGTTCAGGCCGCCTCCGCGCAGGTCGGGGTTGGGGCCGCCGACCAGATCTGCTTCCCCGGTGGCAATCCAGAGCCCGTTCGTGTCGGCGACGAGGTCGAGCACGTCGTCTTCGCCCAGCCCGTCGGCTACGTGCCAGGCACGAAGTACGGAGCCGGAGGCCGGATCGAGTTCGAAGAGTCCCTCATCGGTGCCGGCATAGAGCACCTGTGGCCGGGGCAGGACGCTGTGCACGGTGCGTTCGTTCAACGAAGGGGCCCAGGCCGCGGCGCGTCCGGTGGTGAGGTTGATGCGGTTGAGGCCGTGCCCGAAGGTGCCGACCCACAGCAGCGCGGCGTTCCCGGGATCGGGCCATACCCCGCGTACGGCGAAGGTCGTCAGGCCCTGGGCCGGCGTGAAGCTACTCCAGGAATCCGACGCCGGTGCGTACCGGAAGACGCCGCCGGTGCTGGCGATCCAGAGCGAAGCCGGGGAGCCGGTTCCAGGGGCAAGCCCGCGTACCTCCAGAGCCGGTATGTTGTAGACGGCCGGCGTCGCTGTCTGCGCCCGCCCGGGGGGCGGTACCATCAGGGTGACGAGCCAGAGCACGGGCCACCATGCCGGGGGTCGTAATGGGTTGTCCAGCACGATCATCGGAGCGAAACAGGTGATCTCGATCGTTTAAGATCCGAAAAAAATTCGGCTTGCGGGAGGGTCGGGCGACATTTCGTCGCGCAACGGATTTAACGGGGTTATGGTATGTGGGATTGAAATTACATTTTTAAATATTGTGAGAATTGGACGGGAGTACGCTTTTTGTGAGACAAAATTGTTGGAGTAAGTAATTGATAATGAAGTCGTTGTGGGCGTGTTGCTTTAAGGGGGAGGATTCGGCAGGAGCTCGTCCCGGGGGGTTGACTTTCTTTTTGAAGATTTATTTCCTGAATGCAACCGCCGATACCATAAGGTTTTGGACGTCGGATATCGGGCTGCCCCTCCGTGTAGTGAGTTGGTTTCTGCAGGGTGGACCTGGTTTAGGGTAGTCTTTTCGCAGAGACGGAATTCATGTTTAGCCCGGGCAAAGAATGGGTCGTTTGCAAAGGAGTCTGGCCCATTTTGGTTGTTTCCGAGTCCCTTCCACTCGTGTCGGTCCTTCGAGTAACGGCGTTTTGCGCGGAGCAGGGTTTCCGTTGAGTCGTGCTCGTTTTTTCTGGTTAACCCCCTTCACCCAGACATGGTTATTGCTATGGTTTGTCGGTACGATTTCCTGCAGAGGATCGGGCTGGTCTTATTTGCCGGACTGCTGTGGTCCGTAGCTTTTTCCGCCTCGGCCCAGCCCGTCGATGGTGTGGTCACCATCAAGCTCAATGAGACGGCGGCTCAGTCTATGGCGCTCGGCAAGAGCGGTGGTGTGGCCACGACCGGGCTTGCCTCGCTCGACCAGTTGAACGCCCGCTACCAGGCGGTGCAGATGGAACGCATCTTCCGGCTGGCCGGAAAACACGAGGCGAAACACCGCCAGTATGGGCTGCATCGCTGGTACCGGGTCAAGTTCTCGGCAGCGATGGACCCGGAAGCGGTAGCCGCCGCGTATGCCCTCGATCCCAACGTCGAGAAGGCGTCTCCGGTGTACCAGAAGGAGATGCACGGCCGCTTCGTCCGGGGGGCGTTGCCGGGTGAGCCGGCCGCGCTCCTGGATACGTTCGTGCCGAACGATCCGCGGTATGCGGAGCAATGGCATTACAACAACACAGGCCAGGTGGAAGGCAGCACCCCGGATGCGGACATCAACCTGCCCGAGGCCCATGCCCTCACGACCGGTTCTTCCGACGTCATCGTGCAGGTGGTCGACTCCGGCATCGATCTGAGCCATCCGGATATCATCGACAACCTCTGGGTCAACCCGGGCGAGATTCCGGACAACGGCATCGACGACGACAACAATGGCTACGTAGACGACGTCTACGGCTACAACTTCGCCGACGACACGAACGACCCGAGCATCGTCAACCCGGCCGATGTCACCAACTCGCACGGTATGCACACGAGCGGGACGATTGCGGCCCGGTCGAACAACGGAATCGGGGTGGCCGGTGTGGCCGGCGGCGACGGCTCGGCCGGAAGCGGGGTGCGGATCATGACCGCGGTGACGTTCGGGGCCAACGTGGACGGATTCGCTGAGGCCATCGTCTACGGCGCCGATAACGGCGCCGTCATTTCGTCGAACAGCTGGGGCTACACGTTGCCCGGTGTGTTCGAACCGGCCGTGCTGGATGCGATCGACTATTTCGTCGCCGAGGCCGGTCAGTTCCCCGGTGCCCCGATCGTCGGGGGGCTCTTCATCAACTCGGCCGGCAACTCGAACAGTGACCTGGATTACTACCCCGGCTTCTATCCGGCTTCCGTGGCCGTGGCCGCCACCGATTTCGGCGACCGCCGTGCGTCCTACTCCAACTACGGGGACTGGGTAGACATTGCGGCGCCAGGTGGCGACATCCCGCCCGTGGGGTCCATCGAAGAGTACGTCACGCACCCGGCCGGGGTGTTGAGCCTGCTCCATTCCTCGCAGTTCGGTGGCTACGGCTTCTTCGACGGCACCTCGATGGCGGCGCCTCACGTCTCGGGGGTGGCGGCGCTGGTTGCCTCGTACATGCCGGGCATGACGGCGGCCGAAGTGCGCGCGCTGCTCGAACTGTCCGGGCGCGACGTGAGCGCGCTCAACCCGGGCTTCCATATCGGCAAACGCGTCGATGCGTTCAATGCCTTGCAGGGACCGGATGAGATCCCGCCGGCTCCGGTGACCGACCTGGCCATCGTCGCGGAGATGGCCTCGACGATCGGCACGTCGGTCACGCTGACCTGGACCGCCGTCGGCGACGACGGGACGGACGGTACGGCGGCCCGGTACGACCTGCGCTACAGCACGGCCGGGCCCATCGATGCCTCCAACTTTGACGACGCGACGCCCGTGACAGGCCTTCCGGCACCGCAGCCCGCCGGCTCCACCGAAACCTTCACAGCGACCGGCCTGCCTTTCAACACGGAGATGTGGTTCGCCCTCGTCGTCGAGGACGAGTTCGGGAACCGCTCGGATGTCTCGAATTCGCCTTCCACCGTGACGGACGCCGGGCCGCAATACAGCTTCACCCCGGAGGAAGTCGAGGTGGAACTGCTCGTCGGGGAGAGCACGACGGAGACGGTGACGCTGGCCAACAACGGAGATACCGACCTGACGTTTTCCTTCCTCGGCTTTGCTTCGCTCAGCCTGACGCAGGCCCCGGGAGCTACGCTCAACGACACGAGCGCGCCCGTTGCCGACGCCACCCATGCCAAAGGGAACGATGCGTTCGGCGGCGTGGGGCATCCGGTGCTGATGGGCGCCGGCGGGCCGGACGGCTTCGGCTACAACTGGATCGACAGCAACGAGCCGGGCGGTCCGGTCTATGACTGGCTCGACATCTCCGGCGTCGGGGATCCCCTCAGCCTGACCGACGAATCCACCGCATCCGTGTCGTTGCCCTTCGCCTTTTCCTTCTACGGCACCGAATACACGAGCGTCAACGTGGTCTCGAACGGCTATCTGACGTTCAACGCAGGCGGGAGCGACTTCTCCAACGACCCCATCCCCAGCACGGCGACGCCCAACAACCTGATCGCGCCTTTCTGGGATGACCTGAACCCCGGAGCCGGTGGGACGGTCCACACCTACTACGACGCGGCGAACGAGCGCTTCATCGTGCAGTTCACCGATGTGCCGCACTATATCTCCTCCAACGGGACGTATACCTTCCAGGCCATCCTGTACCGTAACGGTACCTTGCTCTTCCAGTATGAGGAACTGGGTAACGTGACCAGTGCAACGGTGGGTGTTGAAAATGCCACCGGTGAGGATGGCCTGCAGGTGGTCTTCAACGCACCGTATCTGACCGAGGAGCTGGCCGTGGCGATCCAGTATGCCCCGCCTTACCTGTCCCTGAGCCCGTCTGCCGGGACGGTGCCGGCCGGTGGCAGTGTGGCGCTCAACGTCGGCTTCGACGCCGGCGACCTGGAGACGGGCATTTACACCTTCCCGCTGGAAGCGCTCATCACACAGAGCGGTTCCACCGCCCTGGCGACTCTCCCCACCACGCTGAACGTCACGGGCGAGCCTTTCCCGTTCGTGGTTTCGCCGGAGACCATCGAGGCGTCGCTGGCGACGGACGAACAGACCACGCGCACCTTGCGTATCGAAAACCCGACAGAGGAGGCGCAGAGCTTCCACCTGGAGGTTCGCGGCGCGGCAGGGACGGCGCCGGCGTTCGTGCCGCTGCTCCAGAACCGGGAGGACTGGATGGCCCGGCAGGCCCGTGCCGCCGCCGGTGAGTACCCGCGCGGATCGGCGGCTCCCTCGGCCGGATTGCCCCCAGCCTCCGCAACCACGGGCACGGCGCCGGTGAACCTGACTTCGGCGCTCGGCGTCATGGCCTACAGTACGTCGGTCTTCGGAGATCAGTCCGGCAGCTTCGTCTCCTTCGATCTCGGCGTGCCCGACGTGCTGACCGAACTGGGCGCTTCGCCCCTGGCCTTCGCCGGCGACTTCGCCTTCGGCCAGCAGGATCGCTTCCTGGTCATCACGACCGACAACCTCTTCCATTCCGTCTCAACGACCGACGGTTCCATCACCACGCTGGGGGTGGCCCAGCCCGCCACCACCTCGGAAACCTGGACGGAGCTGGCCAGCGATCCGACCACGGGCACCCTCTACGGAAGCACCTACAGCTCGGCCACGGCCACGTCCTACCTCTACACCCTCAACCCGACCACCGGCGAGGCCACCCTGGTGGCCCCGATCAGCGGGGCACAGCTGATCATTGCCATCGCCATCAGCGCGAACGGGCAGATGTGGGGGCATGAGATCGTCAATGACGTCCTGGTCAAAATCAATAAGAACACTGGTGTTGCCACGACCGTGGGGCCGACCGGCTTCGATGCCAACTATGCCCAGGGCATGGACTTCGACCTGACGACGGGACGCCTGTACCTGGCAGCCTACAACAACGCACTCAGTCGGGGTGAACTGCGCATCGCCGACACGAGTACCGGGCTGACGACGCTCGTCGGTACCCTTGGCAGCGGGGATGAACTCGGCTACCTGGCCCTTGGTAGTGTGGGCTTCGTCCGTCCCAACCTGATTGCGGGTACCCTGCCAGCCGGGCAGCATGTGGACATCCAGCTGCTGTTGGATGCTACCGGCCTGTTCGAAGGTACCTACGACGCTTCCGTGGCCGTCGTGGCCAGCGTCGCCGGGGATCCGGAGCAGGTCGTGCCGGTCTCCCTGACGGTCGATGCCGATCCGGACGTGGCCGTCAACCCGGAGGCCCTCGATTTCGGCGAGCTCTTCGTCAACGCCAGTGCCACGCAGAACTTCCTGCTCATCAACGAAGGCCGGGCCGCGTTGACGGTGAATCTCTCCGTCGATCATCCAGCCTACACGCTGGGCAGCGAGACGGACCTGGTACTGTTTGCGGGGGAGTCGCGCGTGATCCCGGTGACGTTTACCCCCACCGAGGTGGGAGAGGCCGGAGCCACGATCACCATCACGAGCGACGACCCCGACGAGCCAACCGTCGAGGTGGCGCTCACCGGGACCGGCATCCCGGCCCCGGTGCTGGAGCTGACCCCCTCAGCATTCAACACGCAGGCCTATCCCGGGCTGACCTATACACAGACGCTCACCATCACCAACGCCGGCGGCAACCCGCTCACCTTCGTCGGGGCCGAGACGAACGTCGTCACTCCCGGTGCTACCTTCGGCGGCAGCCCCTTCTTCAGCGAGAACTTCGATGCCGGTATCCCCGGTACCTGGACGGTCGTCGACAACGAGGGGACCGGCATCACATGGGCTACCAGCGCCGACTGGGGTGAGGGCAACTACACCGGCGGGCAAAACCTGGCCGCCATGGTGTGCAGCGACTGTGCCGGACCGGGCGAGTACGATACGGAACTGCGCACGCCGGAACTGACCGCTCCCACCAACAACGTGGTGCTCACCTACCGGGCCAACTACCAGAACTTCGCCAACCTCGACTTCCTCGACGTGGATATCAGCACGGATGGAGGGACGAGCTGGACCACCGTGTTGAGCTGGAACGAGGATCATGGGGGATTCTTCGGCACGCCCGGTGAGAATGTCACGATCGACCTGAGCCCCTATGTGAGTGCGGGAGAAACGTTCATCGTGCGCTGGCACGCCTACAACCCCAATTCGGGAGACTGGGACTGGTACAGCCAGATCGACGACGTGGCCTTCCTGTCCCTGTACGAGTGGTTTACCTTCGACCCGCAGCAAGGCGAGGTGCAGCCGGGCGAAAGCCTGGACCTGACGCTCTCCTTCAATGCGACCGGCCTGGTGCCGGGCGTCTATCGCCTCGACCTGCTCTTCAGCACCAACGACCCGGTGCAGCCCACGGCGGTCGTGCCCGTTACCTACACGGTCGTCGAGGGACTTAGTGTAGCCACTCCGGATGCCGAGGTGCATCCCAATGAGGTGTTTGAACTGCCCCTTTCGGTTAACAGCGTCGACTTCCTGGGAGTCGAGTCGTACGAGTTCCAGATATCGTTTGACCCGGCGCTGCTGGAGGTGCAGGACGTGCTCACCGAAGGCACGCTGAGTGAAGGGGCCAGCCTGGCCGTCAACACCACGGTGCCGGGGCAGCTCATCGTGGCCGCTTTTGCGCCGGTGGGCACCGAAGGCACCACGGATCCGGTGCTGTTCAGCTTCCAGGGCGAAGGTACGCTCGTGCGCCTGCAGTTCCGGGCCAAAGAGGCGCTGGGCGATGCCGGCCTCACGCTCGATCACATCCTCTTCAATGAGGGCGCTCCGGCTGGCAGCGGGACGCTCGGCACGGTGACCGTCGTGCCGCTCTACGGAGATGCCTCGCTGAACCTGGAGATTTCGAGCTTCGATGCGGCCCTGACGCTGCAGCACGTCGCCGGCCTGGTGTCGCTGAACGAGGCCGCACAGGTGGCTGCCGATGTGACCGGCAACGGGGATGTCAGCGCTTTCGATGCTTCCTGGATCGCCCGCTATGTCGTCGGGGTGGTGGACGAGTTCCCCGTGACGGCATCCGGCAAAGGCGCTGCCGCGGTGGCGGCCAACCTGGCCTGGGGCGACCTGACGCAGGATCCCCGCACGGGCCATACTCTGCTGCCGCTCCGGCTGGAAGAGGCCGCCGGCCCGGTGACGGCCCTCGAAGTGGTGGCGCCGTTTGACGCCGACGTGATCGCCCTGGAGCAGGTGGAGGCTCAGCTGCCGGAGGGATGGCAAATGGCCCACCACGTGGACGAGGCCGGGCGGTTGCACCTGGCCATGGCCGGTGCGTCGGCTCTGCCGGTGGGCGAGGTGGCCACGCTGGTGCTGCGCTGGCAGAACCCGGTTGCCACGGCCTCCATCAACCTGTCGGCCAGCAGCCGCATCAACGAGGAGGCCTGGCAGCAACTGGCGGCCGATCTGAGCCTCCCGCCCGAGACGTTCGACCTGGCACAGAACTACCCCAACCCCTTCAGCACGTCCACCACCTTCCGCTATCAGCTACCCGAGACGGCATCCGTACGGCTGACCATCTACAACGTTCTCGGTCAGGTCGTCCGGGTCCTGGTAGAGGAGGAGCAAAAGGCCGGGCGCTATGAAGTGGTGTGGGATGGGCGAGATCGAACCGGTGCCCGCGTTGCAAGCGGTATGTACTTCTACCGCTTCGAGGCCGGATCATATACCCAGACCCGGCGCATGATGCGGGTCAAGTAAGGCCGAGCCCTGTGCCTGCCGGGGTACGTGGAACCCGGTTTCCGCGTACCCCGGCCCGGCCCCGGGCCGGAGGTCGTACGTGCCTGGCATTGAGGAAACGTGCCGGGAACCGCGCTAACGACCCGTCAGCACATCGATTCCGTTCGGCTCCGGGATCGGGGAGGCCGCTCGTGTTACACCGGGGGCCCCACCCGTGAAACGCAGATTCCTCGACGCAACCGGACGAATGACCTGTATCCCTGTTTGCATCCTGAAACGGTGGTGATTATGCGATATGGTTTGTGTGCGGTATGCGGGCTTGCCCTGCTCGCGTTGAATGTTGTCGGGGTTCGGGCACAGGTTCCCGTTTCCATGCCCCATGTCAGCGGCACGGCCGGTGCTTCGATTGACGTTCCCGTTCAGGTGGATGCCGATGTTACAGGGCAGGGCATCATCTCCCTGGATGCCGTCATCGGCTTCAACACACCGGACGTCGTGGTGACCTCGGTTTCCGCCTCGAACAACGGTTTGATGAGTTCATGCCTTTTCACAACCAATCCGGGAGCCAGCAGTATCAATGTCAGCATCGCGTGCACGCATCCCATCTCGGGAGGACCGGGTACACTTTTCACCCTCACCTTCGATCTGGTCAGTGACACCGATGTCCTGTTCAGCTGGCTCAATTTTACCTCCTTTATGTTTAACGAAGGATCTCCGGCAGCAAGCACCTCGAACGGCTCCATAACCCTTAACGATGCTCCTTTGCCTGTAGAGCTGACGCGCCTCGAGGCTCGCGTGGATGCCGGAACGGTAGTGCTCACCTGGGCAACGGCCTCGGAAGTGAACAATGCCGGCTTCGAGGTGCAACAGGCCGGGCCGGATGGATTTGTGACGCTGGGGTTCGTGGAAGGGCGAGGTACGCCGCAACACTATGTCTATCGAGTCGATGGGCTGGCACCGGGTGCCTATCGCTTCCGTCTCAAACAGATTGATTTCGACGGAACCTTCACCTACTCTCCGGAGGTGGAGGTGAGCGTTGAAACTACCGGAGCGTATGAGTTGAGCCCGCCCCATCCCAACCCTTTCGACACCGCCACGGCCCTGACGTTGACGGTGGCGCGTACGCAGCCGGTGCGTGCCCTGGTGTTTGACATGACCGGTCGGCGGGTCGCCGTGCTCTATGAGGGCATACTCGAGCAAAACCGGCCGCATCAACTGCACGTCGAGGGACGGGGGCTGCCCAGTGGGACGTACCTGCTCCAGGTACAGGGAGCCGCTTTTCACACGACCCGGCTGCTGACGCTGATCCGGTGAGGGCCGGACAGGAGAGGCCGCCTTGCCCGGTGCTCCATGTGCAGGACGCAGATCACCTCTCGACGGGCTAGGCATGCTGCCCGGATGCCACGCCGGTGGCGGTGCCGTTGAGGGCCGGCCGGGACGTTCCCGCATCCGCTTCGAAGAGCCGGGCGTGCAGCCGCCGGGCCAGGGGTATGGCCTGGGCCTCGTCGACGACGAAGCTGAGGTTGAGATCGCTGGCGGCCTGGGAGAGCAGGTAGAGGTGGTGCGCGTCGAAGGCCTCGAAGATCGGGCCAAGCCGGTGCAGGATGGACCGGATGTGGCGCCCCACCAGGCTGATGACGGCGCAGGGCAGGATCAGGCGCGGGGTGCAGTAGGCCGCAAGGTCCTCCACCAGCGCGTGGAGGGCCTCCGGGGCGAGCGTGTTGGCCGCCGGATCCAGCGAGACGGTCACGTTGGATTCGGACGTGGCTACCAGGTCGACGGAAACCCCGTGCCGCTTGAAGACGGCAAAGACATCGGCGAGGAAGCCGACCTGTTGCCACATGCCCAGCGTCTCCATCGCGACGAGCACCACGCCCTGCTTGACGGCGATGGCCTTGACGTGCGGCCCGTGATCGCCGGGGTCGGCCGTGACGACGGTGCCGGGCAGTTCCGGCGCCAGGGTGCTGCGCAGGTGCAGCGGGATGCGGTGGCGCCGCACCGGGTCGATGCAGGCCGGGTGCAGGACGCGGGCGCCGGTGGTGGCCAGCTCCTGGGCCTCGTCGTAGCCGATCCGTTCGATCAGGCGGGCCGTGGGGACCTCGTGGGGGTTGGCCGTGAAGAGGCCGGGCACGTCAGTCCAGATCTCCAGGCGCCGGGCCTGCAGGCGGGCCGCGAAATAGGCCGCCGAGGTGTCCGAGCCACCGCGGCCCAGCAGCACCGTCCGGCCCCCGGCATCGCGAGCGATGAAGCCCTGCGTGACGACGACCCGGGCACCTGTACGGGCCAGGCGCTCGCGCAGGGCCGGGTCGGGGCTGGCGTCGCAGGTGGCCGAGAGGAAGCGGCGCGTCGCAGGCCAGTGGGCCGGGGTCTCCCGGGCGCGGAGCAGATCCCGCGCGTCCTGCCAGCCCACGTCGAGTCCCTGGCGGGCCAGGTAGGCTGCGCCCAGCGTGCTGGACATCAGCTCGCCCCGGGCCATCACCCGGGCGCGGATGCGCGGGCTCGCCTCACCCAGCAGGGCGATGCCCGTCAGTAGCTGCTGCAGCCGCTCGAAGTGCGGGGCAAGCAGCGCCGGTCCGTCCACCCCCAGGGCTGCGGCCAGGTCCAGGTGTCGCCGTTGCAGGGCCTGTAGCCGCTCCGCATGCTCTCCCGCAAGGGCGGCTTCCACCAGCGCGTCGAGCGCGTCGGAGACGCCACGCAGCGCAGAACACACCACCAGGACGCACACGCCTTCGTCCAGCCGTTCCCGCACGATCCGGGCAATGGTCTGCCACCGGTCCGCTTCGGCGACGCTGGTGCCGCCAAACTTCAGGATGATCCACGGGAGGTCGTTCCCCGTCATCGCCTTGATGGATTCCGCCCCGGAAGGTCCGTACGTCATGGAAGGATTGCGGATGGAAAATCGAAAGGTTGAAAACGGAACGCTTGAGACATCCTTCGTGCCGTTGTGGCAAAAAAGCCGTCTCCGATCCGTGACCCGGCCGGTTACCCGTGACCGGAAGGCAGTACGGGTTCGGTTAGCCGGGCGACTGAAGAAACGAAGCCGAACCGCCCGTTCCAAAAAAGGCAAAGAATGGATCTGAATGCAACGGATAATGTTGTAAATACAACAACCGTGTGTGTACCGATGGTAGCCGTACGATCCGGAGGCCGGGCTGCCGGATGAACTTTGGGCGGCCGTTTCAGTAAGAGGTTGGCGCAGTCTGAGACGGCGATGAAGCTTCCCGTTTACCTCGATCACAATGCCACCACGCCGGTGGACCCGGTGGTGCTGGAGCGGATGTTGCCGTTCTTCCGGGAGCACTTCGGCAACCCCTCGAGTAAGGGGCATGCCTACGGCTGGGCGGCCGAGGAAGCCGTGACCCAGGCCCGCGAGCAGGTGGCGGAGCTGCTGGGGGCTGCCCCGGAAGAGATCATCTTCACCGGCGGGGCCACCGAGTCGATCAACACGGCCGTCAAGGGGGCGGCGGAGGTCTATGGCCGGCGCGGCCGGCACGTCGTCACGGTGCAGACGGAGCATCCGGCCGTGCTCGGCGCCTGCCGTGCGCTCGAGCGGCGCGGCTTCCGCGTCACCTACCTGCCCGTGGCGCCGGACGGCCGGGTGACGCCGGAGGCCGTCGCCGAGGCCCTGACGGACGAGACGATCCTGGTGGCGGTGATGTGGGCGAACAACGAGACCGGCGTGCTCCATCCCGTCGAGGAGATCGGCTCCGTCGTGCGGGCCCACGGCGCGCTGTTCCTGTGTGACGCCACACAGGCCGTCGGCAAGGTGCCCGTTTCCGTGGAGCATGTGGATCTGCTGGCCTGCTCGGCGCACAAGTTCTACGGGCCGAAGGGGGTGGGTGCGCTCTTCGTGCGGCGCGGCCGGCGGCCTGTGCGCCTGACCCCGCTCCTCGACGGCGGCAGCCAGGAAGGAGGGCGGCGGGCCGGGACGCTCAACGTGCCCGGGATCGTCGGGATGGGTGCCGCCGCCGTGCGGGCCCGGGAGTTGCTGCCGGAGGAGACCCGTCGTCTCCAGGGGCTTCGCGACCGGATGGAGGCGGCTTTCTGCGCGGTCCTGCCGGACGTCGTCGTCAACGGGGCCGAAGCGCCGCGCCTGCCGCAGACGGCCAGCATCACCTTTCGCGGGGTGCGGGCCGCCGATCTCATCGCCCGCCTGCGCACCCTCGCCCTCTCCACCGGCAGTGCCTGCGCCAGCGGGTCCAACCGGCCCAGCCACGTGCTCAAGGCCCTCGGCCTCTCGGATGAGGACGCCGCCGCTACCCTCCGCTTCAGCCTCGGGCGTTTCACTACCGACGAGGAGGTCCGGTATGCCGTCGGGCAGGTCGTTGCGGCGGTGCAGGCCCTGCGCGGCGAGGCCGCCGGGGTGGCACGATGAGGAGCGGACGGGCATGAACTTCACAACCAGAGCAATCACCGATGGAACCGATCGTCAACCGGGTCGCGGAGAGCGAC
This window contains:
- a CDS encoding cysteine desulfurase family protein codes for the protein MKLPVYLDHNATTPVDPVVLERMLPFFREHFGNPSSKGHAYGWAAEEAVTQAREQVAELLGAAPEEIIFTGGATESINTAVKGAAEVYGRRGRHVVTVQTEHPAVLGACRALERRGFRVTYLPVAPDGRVTPEAVAEALTDETILVAVMWANNETGVLHPVEEIGSVVRAHGALFLCDATQAVGKVPVSVEHVDLLACSAHKFYGPKGVGALFVRRGRRPVRLTPLLDGGSQEGGRRAGTLNVPGIVGMGAAAVRARELLPEETRRLQGLRDRMEAAFCAVLPDVVVNGAEAPRLPQTASITFRGVRAADLIARLRTLALSTGSACASGSNRPSHVLKALGLSDEDAAATLRFSLGRFTTDEEVRYAVGQVVAAVQALRGEAAGVAR